One Malus sylvestris chromosome 14, drMalSylv7.2, whole genome shotgun sequence DNA segment encodes these proteins:
- the LOC126600352 gene encoding VQ motif-containing protein 20-like, with the protein MSPHANANKRDVISNNDNHRTLFYPPPLKINKDSHSIKKSSPSSSSGSPSSSASSSTPSLVNAVAGAKPAQQQRHPVIIYTHSPKIIHTHPRDFMALVQKLTGRSRFEDDARQPRPQPPPPSKKREVNVDGLLEEEIMNNNRIAGKVMMRNEDNDSSSVITTEENCSSTNINSNDINNNNNNNNVGVGSVVGVGGEGGGGGGGGGGGGDGQVSSCFMLPNPYIGNIPVITPKAADFLCSNSINHLFTTI; encoded by the coding sequence ATGAGCCCACATGCAAACGCAAACAAAAGGGACGTGATCTCCAACAACGACAATCATCGGACGTTGTTTTACCCTCCGCCCTTGAAGATCAACAAGGACTCCCACTCCATCAAAAAGTCCTCGCCCTCCTCGTCGTCGGGCTCGCCATCATCGTCTGCGTCATCATCCACGCCTTCCCTCGTGAACGCTGTGGCTGGGGCAAAACCGGCCCAACAACAGCGCCACCCGGTGATTATCTACACGCATTCACCCAAGATCATCCACACGCACCCGAGGGACTTCATGGCGTTGGTGCAGAAGCTCACGGGGCGCTCGCGCTTTGAGGACGATGCGCGACAGCCTCGTCCGCAGCCGCCGCCTCCTTCAAAGAAACGTGAGGTAAATGTGGATGGTTTGCTGGAGGAGGAGATCATGAATAATAATAGGATCGCCGGAAAGGTTATGATGAGGAACGAGGACAACGATTCGTCGTCGGTTATTACGACGGAGGAGAATTGTAGCAGCACAAACATTAATAGTAATGATattaacaacaacaataacaataataatgtaGGAGTAGGGAGTGTCGTAGGTGTAGGAGGAGaggggggaggaggaggaggaggaggaggaggaggaggggatGGTCAGGTGAGTTCCTGCTTCATGCTTCCCAATCCTTACATCGGAAACATTCCGGTTATTACGCCGAAGGCCGCCGATTTCTTGTGCTCCAATTCCATCAACCACCTCTTCACAACAATATGA
- the LOC126600350 gene encoding uncharacterized protein LOC126600350 isoform X3: MAVASKTRNMLENFVREGSFKWLLGNQSPYDEELEEMERSPSARTNWVPELSPIANIVVRRCSKILGVPTTELCEGFNSEASESIKHPSCYARNFLEYCCFRALALSTQVTGHLADKKFRRLTYDMMIAWEAPAAASQPLLNVLASSSDGRLQFFTYDKYLSGLERNLKFFSYRAIRKMRSQSESSLLSAMRSSKREKVLEVDGTVTTQPVLEHVGISTWPGRLILTDHALYFEALRVVSYDKAKRYDLSDDLKQIVKPELTGPWGTRLFDKAVFYKSVSLSEPAIIEFPELKGHTRRDSWLAIIREILYVHRFIYKYQIKGIKKDEALSKAVLGILRLQAIKEISSQTDLRYESLLMFNLCDQLPGGDLILETMADMSTFKELNRSSSSKPGGGMYSISALDMISNLGFSFGTSSSSSVEAGLAVGEITVGEVTLLEKAVKESKNNYEKVVLVQATVDGVKVEGIDTNFAVMKELLFPMMELWTCLLSLALWEDPLKSLLFCCVFTYIICRGWLSYAFALTLVFIAVFMVLTRYFSQGKSTHEVKVLAPPAMNTMEQLLAVQNAISQAEGIIQDGNIVLLKLRALLLSLFPQASERFAIALLVMALALAFLPVKYIVLYIFLETFTCYSPVRRSSTERWTRRLREWWFSIPAAPVILEREKEEKKKK, encoded by the exons ATGGCCGTGGCAAGCAAAACCAGAAATATGCTCGAGAATTTTGTAAGAGAAGGATCCTTCAAATGGTTGCTTGGAAATCAAAGCCCTTATGATGAAGAATTGGAGGAGATGGAAAGATCTCCTTCGGCCCGGACAAATTGGGTACCAGAGCTATCTCCAATTGCAAACATAGTAGTCCGAAGATGTTCAAA AATCCTTGGTGTTCCTACAACTGAGCTTTGTGAAGGCTTCAATTCTGAGGCTTCTGAATCTATAAAGCATCCATCGTGTTATGCAAGGAACTTTTTGGAATACTGCTGTTTTCGAGCACTTGCTCTATCCACTCAAGTAACAGGTCATCTGGCTGATAAAAAGTTTCGACGCCTGACATATGACATGATGATAGCTTGGGAGGCTCCAGCTGCTGCTAGCCAACCCTTACTAAAT gtGCTTGCATCATCAAGCGATGGGAGACTTCAGTTCTTCACATACGACAAGTACCTAAGTGGACTAGAAAG gaatttgaaatttttctcATACAGAGCaataagaaaaatgaggagccaaTCAGAGTCGTCACTTCTTTCTGCCATGCGATCATCAAAAAGAGAGAAGGTTCTGGAAGTGGATGGAACGGTCACTACCCAGCCAGTTCTTGAGCACGTAGGAATTTCTACATGGCCTG GAAGGTTAATTCTGACAGACCATGCACTTTACTTCGAGGCCCTGCGTGTTGTATCTTATGACAAGGCGAAACGATATGATCTATCAGATGACTTAAAACAGATTGTGAAACCCGAGTTGACTGGCCCTTGGGGTACTAGACTGTTTGACAAGGCAGTCTTTTATAAATCAGTTTCGTT ATCAGAACCAGCTATAATAGAGTTCCCAGAGCTGAAGGGGCATACACGTCGTGATTCTTGGCTAGCAATCATACGGGAGATTTTATATGTTCATCGATTTATATATAAATACCAGATCAAGGGGATTAAAAAGGATGAAGCACTTTCAAAGGCAGTGCTTGGAATTCTGCGACTACAAGCAATTAAAGAAATTAGCTCTCAAACTGATTTACGCTACGAGAGTCTTTTAATGTTCAATCTTTGTGATCAATTACCAGGTGGAGACTTGATACTTGAAACCATGGCAGATATGTCAACTTTTAAGGAATTAAATAGGTCTAGCAGTTCTAAGCCCGGAGGTGGAATGTATTCGATCTCAGCTTTGGACATGATTTCTAACTTGGGATTTTCATTTGGAACAAGTTCTAGTAGTTCTGTTGAGGCTGGGCTTGCCGTGGGTGAGATAACTGTGGGAGAAGTTACTTTGCTTGAAAAAGCAGTTAAGGAATCTAAAAACAACTATGAAAAAGTGGTGCTAGTGCAAGCAACAGTAGATGGAGTCAAAGTGGAAGGGATCGATACAAATTTTGCAGTAATGAAG GAGTTACTCTTTCCAATGATGGAACTATGGACGTGCCTTCTTTCTTTGGCATTGTGGGAGGATCCGTTGAAGTCTTTGCTTTTCTGTTGTGTTTTCACTTACATCATTTGCAG GGGATGGCTGAGCTATGCCTTTGCGCTGACGCTCGTCTTTATTGCGGTCTTCATGGTCCTCACTCGATATTTTAGCCAAGGAAAGTCCACTCACGAGGTTAAGGTGTTAGCCCCTCCAGCGATGAATACGATGGAGCAGCTTTTGGCTGTTCAGAATGCAATATCTCAAGCTGAAGGGATCATCCAGGATGGGAACATTGTTCTTCTCAAGCTACGTGCCTTGTTGCTGTCCCTTTTTCCTCAG GCGAGTGAAAGATTCGCTATAGCTCTTCTGGTTATGGCTTTGGCTCTGGCGTTTCTGCCCGTTAAATACATTGTTCTATATATCTTTTTGGAGACGTTTACATGTTATTCGCCGGTGAGGAGATCTAGCACAGAGAGATGGACGAGAAGATTGCGAGAGTGGTGGTTCAGCATACCCGCGGCGCCCGTTATTcttgaaagagaaaaagaagagaagaagaagaaatga
- the LOC126600350 gene encoding uncharacterized protein LOC126600350 isoform X4 codes for MAVASKTRNMLENFVREGSFKWLLGNQSPYDEELEEMERSPSARTNWVPELSPIANIVVRRCSKILGVPTTELCEGFNSEASESIKHPSCYARNFLEYCCFRALALSTQVTGHLADKKFRRLTYDMMIAWEAPAAASQPLLNVLASSSDGRLQFFTYDKYLSGLERAIRKMRSQSESSLLSAMRSSKREKVLEVDGTVTTQPVLEHVGISTWPGRLILTDHALYFEALRVVSYDKAKRYDLSDDLKQIVKPELTGPWGTRLFDKAVFYKSVSLSEPAIIEFPELKGHTRRDSWLAIIREILYVHRFIYKYQIKGIKKDEALSKAVLGILRLQAIKEISSQTDLRYESLLMFNLCDQLPGGDLILETMADMSTFKELNRSSSSKPGGGMYSISALDMISNLGFSFGTSSSSSVEAGLAVGEITVGEVTLLEKAVKESKNNYEKVVLVQATVDGVKVEGIDTNFAVMKELLFPMMELWTCLLSLALWEDPLKSLLFCCVFTYIICRGWLSYAFALTLVFIAVFMVLTRYFSQGKSTHEVKVLAPPAMNTMEQLLAVQNAISQAEGIIQDGNIVLLKLRALLLSLFPQASERFAIALLVMALALAFLPVKYIVLYIFLETFTCYSPVRRSSTERWTRRLREWWFSIPAAPVILEREKEEKKKK; via the exons ATGGCCGTGGCAAGCAAAACCAGAAATATGCTCGAGAATTTTGTAAGAGAAGGATCCTTCAAATGGTTGCTTGGAAATCAAAGCCCTTATGATGAAGAATTGGAGGAGATGGAAAGATCTCCTTCGGCCCGGACAAATTGGGTACCAGAGCTATCTCCAATTGCAAACATAGTAGTCCGAAGATGTTCAAA AATCCTTGGTGTTCCTACAACTGAGCTTTGTGAAGGCTTCAATTCTGAGGCTTCTGAATCTATAAAGCATCCATCGTGTTATGCAAGGAACTTTTTGGAATACTGCTGTTTTCGAGCACTTGCTCTATCCACTCAAGTAACAGGTCATCTGGCTGATAAAAAGTTTCGACGCCTGACATATGACATGATGATAGCTTGGGAGGCTCCAGCTGCTGCTAGCCAACCCTTACTAAAT gtGCTTGCATCATCAAGCGATGGGAGACTTCAGTTCTTCACATACGACAAGTACCTAAGTGGACTAGAAAG AGCaataagaaaaatgaggagccaaTCAGAGTCGTCACTTCTTTCTGCCATGCGATCATCAAAAAGAGAGAAGGTTCTGGAAGTGGATGGAACGGTCACTACCCAGCCAGTTCTTGAGCACGTAGGAATTTCTACATGGCCTG GAAGGTTAATTCTGACAGACCATGCACTTTACTTCGAGGCCCTGCGTGTTGTATCTTATGACAAGGCGAAACGATATGATCTATCAGATGACTTAAAACAGATTGTGAAACCCGAGTTGACTGGCCCTTGGGGTACTAGACTGTTTGACAAGGCAGTCTTTTATAAATCAGTTTCGTT ATCAGAACCAGCTATAATAGAGTTCCCAGAGCTGAAGGGGCATACACGTCGTGATTCTTGGCTAGCAATCATACGGGAGATTTTATATGTTCATCGATTTATATATAAATACCAGATCAAGGGGATTAAAAAGGATGAAGCACTTTCAAAGGCAGTGCTTGGAATTCTGCGACTACAAGCAATTAAAGAAATTAGCTCTCAAACTGATTTACGCTACGAGAGTCTTTTAATGTTCAATCTTTGTGATCAATTACCAGGTGGAGACTTGATACTTGAAACCATGGCAGATATGTCAACTTTTAAGGAATTAAATAGGTCTAGCAGTTCTAAGCCCGGAGGTGGAATGTATTCGATCTCAGCTTTGGACATGATTTCTAACTTGGGATTTTCATTTGGAACAAGTTCTAGTAGTTCTGTTGAGGCTGGGCTTGCCGTGGGTGAGATAACTGTGGGAGAAGTTACTTTGCTTGAAAAAGCAGTTAAGGAATCTAAAAACAACTATGAAAAAGTGGTGCTAGTGCAAGCAACAGTAGATGGAGTCAAAGTGGAAGGGATCGATACAAATTTTGCAGTAATGAAG GAGTTACTCTTTCCAATGATGGAACTATGGACGTGCCTTCTTTCTTTGGCATTGTGGGAGGATCCGTTGAAGTCTTTGCTTTTCTGTTGTGTTTTCACTTACATCATTTGCAG GGGATGGCTGAGCTATGCCTTTGCGCTGACGCTCGTCTTTATTGCGGTCTTCATGGTCCTCACTCGATATTTTAGCCAAGGAAAGTCCACTCACGAGGTTAAGGTGTTAGCCCCTCCAGCGATGAATACGATGGAGCAGCTTTTGGCTGTTCAGAATGCAATATCTCAAGCTGAAGGGATCATCCAGGATGGGAACATTGTTCTTCTCAAGCTACGTGCCTTGTTGCTGTCCCTTTTTCCTCAG GCGAGTGAAAGATTCGCTATAGCTCTTCTGGTTATGGCTTTGGCTCTGGCGTTTCTGCCCGTTAAATACATTGTTCTATATATCTTTTTGGAGACGTTTACATGTTATTCGCCGGTGAGGAGATCTAGCACAGAGAGATGGACGAGAAGATTGCGAGAGTGGTGGTTCAGCATACCCGCGGCGCCCGTTATTcttgaaagagaaaaagaagagaagaagaagaaatga
- the LOC126600350 gene encoding uncharacterized protein LOC126600350 isoform X2, whose protein sequence is MAVASKTRNMLENFVREGSFKWLLGNQSPYDEELEEMERSPSARTNWVPELSPIANIVVRRCSKILGVPTTELCEGFNSEASESIKHPSCYARNFLEYCCFRALALSTQVTGHLADKKFRRLTYDMMIAWEAPAAASQPLLNLDEDLSVGVEAFSRIAPAVPIIANVITSENIFKVLASSSDGRLQFFTYDKYLSGLERAIRKMRSQSESSLLSAMRSSKREKVLEVDGTVTTQPVLEHVGISTWPGRLILTDHALYFEALRVVSYDKAKRYDLSDDLKQIVKPELTGPWGTRLFDKAVFYKSVSLSEPAIIEFPELKGHTRRDSWLAIIREILYVHRFIYKYQIKGIKKDEALSKAVLGILRLQAIKEISSQTDLRYESLLMFNLCDQLPGGDLILETMADMSTFKELNRSSSSKPGGGMYSISALDMISNLGFSFGTSSSSSVEAGLAVGEITVGEVTLLEKAVKESKNNYEKVVLVQATVDGVKVEGIDTNFAVMKELLFPMMELWTCLLSLALWEDPLKSLLFCCVFTYIICRGWLSYAFALTLVFIAVFMVLTRYFSQGKSTHEVKVLAPPAMNTMEQLLAVQNAISQAEGIIQDGNIVLLKLRALLLSLFPQASERFAIALLVMALALAFLPVKYIVLYIFLETFTCYSPVRRSSTERWTRRLREWWFSIPAAPVILEREKEEKKKK, encoded by the exons ATGGCCGTGGCAAGCAAAACCAGAAATATGCTCGAGAATTTTGTAAGAGAAGGATCCTTCAAATGGTTGCTTGGAAATCAAAGCCCTTATGATGAAGAATTGGAGGAGATGGAAAGATCTCCTTCGGCCCGGACAAATTGGGTACCAGAGCTATCTCCAATTGCAAACATAGTAGTCCGAAGATGTTCAAA AATCCTTGGTGTTCCTACAACTGAGCTTTGTGAAGGCTTCAATTCTGAGGCTTCTGAATCTATAAAGCATCCATCGTGTTATGCAAGGAACTTTTTGGAATACTGCTGTTTTCGAGCACTTGCTCTATCCACTCAAGTAACAGGTCATCTGGCTGATAAAAAGTTTCGACGCCTGACATATGACATGATGATAGCTTGGGAGGCTCCAGCTGCTGCTAGCCAACCCTTACTAAAT TTAGATGAGGATTTATCTGTTGGGGTAGAGGCTTTCTCTAGAATAGCTCCAGCAGTTCCTATTATTGCAAATGTGATTAccagtgaaaatatttttaaggtGCTTGCATCATCAAGCGATGGGAGACTTCAGTTCTTCACATACGACAAGTACCTAAGTGGACTAGAAAG AGCaataagaaaaatgaggagccaaTCAGAGTCGTCACTTCTTTCTGCCATGCGATCATCAAAAAGAGAGAAGGTTCTGGAAGTGGATGGAACGGTCACTACCCAGCCAGTTCTTGAGCACGTAGGAATTTCTACATGGCCTG GAAGGTTAATTCTGACAGACCATGCACTTTACTTCGAGGCCCTGCGTGTTGTATCTTATGACAAGGCGAAACGATATGATCTATCAGATGACTTAAAACAGATTGTGAAACCCGAGTTGACTGGCCCTTGGGGTACTAGACTGTTTGACAAGGCAGTCTTTTATAAATCAGTTTCGTT ATCAGAACCAGCTATAATAGAGTTCCCAGAGCTGAAGGGGCATACACGTCGTGATTCTTGGCTAGCAATCATACGGGAGATTTTATATGTTCATCGATTTATATATAAATACCAGATCAAGGGGATTAAAAAGGATGAAGCACTTTCAAAGGCAGTGCTTGGAATTCTGCGACTACAAGCAATTAAAGAAATTAGCTCTCAAACTGATTTACGCTACGAGAGTCTTTTAATGTTCAATCTTTGTGATCAATTACCAGGTGGAGACTTGATACTTGAAACCATGGCAGATATGTCAACTTTTAAGGAATTAAATAGGTCTAGCAGTTCTAAGCCCGGAGGTGGAATGTATTCGATCTCAGCTTTGGACATGATTTCTAACTTGGGATTTTCATTTGGAACAAGTTCTAGTAGTTCTGTTGAGGCTGGGCTTGCCGTGGGTGAGATAACTGTGGGAGAAGTTACTTTGCTTGAAAAAGCAGTTAAGGAATCTAAAAACAACTATGAAAAAGTGGTGCTAGTGCAAGCAACAGTAGATGGAGTCAAAGTGGAAGGGATCGATACAAATTTTGCAGTAATGAAG GAGTTACTCTTTCCAATGATGGAACTATGGACGTGCCTTCTTTCTTTGGCATTGTGGGAGGATCCGTTGAAGTCTTTGCTTTTCTGTTGTGTTTTCACTTACATCATTTGCAG GGGATGGCTGAGCTATGCCTTTGCGCTGACGCTCGTCTTTATTGCGGTCTTCATGGTCCTCACTCGATATTTTAGCCAAGGAAAGTCCACTCACGAGGTTAAGGTGTTAGCCCCTCCAGCGATGAATACGATGGAGCAGCTTTTGGCTGTTCAGAATGCAATATCTCAAGCTGAAGGGATCATCCAGGATGGGAACATTGTTCTTCTCAAGCTACGTGCCTTGTTGCTGTCCCTTTTTCCTCAG GCGAGTGAAAGATTCGCTATAGCTCTTCTGGTTATGGCTTTGGCTCTGGCGTTTCTGCCCGTTAAATACATTGTTCTATATATCTTTTTGGAGACGTTTACATGTTATTCGCCGGTGAGGAGATCTAGCACAGAGAGATGGACGAGAAGATTGCGAGAGTGGTGGTTCAGCATACCCGCGGCGCCCGTTATTcttgaaagagaaaaagaagagaagaagaagaaatga
- the LOC126600350 gene encoding uncharacterized protein LOC126600350 isoform X1 → MAVASKTRNMLENFVREGSFKWLLGNQSPYDEELEEMERSPSARTNWVPELSPIANIVVRRCSKILGVPTTELCEGFNSEASESIKHPSCYARNFLEYCCFRALALSTQVTGHLADKKFRRLTYDMMIAWEAPAAASQPLLNLDEDLSVGVEAFSRIAPAVPIIANVITSENIFKVLASSSDGRLQFFTYDKYLSGLERNLKFFSYRAIRKMRSQSESSLLSAMRSSKREKVLEVDGTVTTQPVLEHVGISTWPGRLILTDHALYFEALRVVSYDKAKRYDLSDDLKQIVKPELTGPWGTRLFDKAVFYKSVSLSEPAIIEFPELKGHTRRDSWLAIIREILYVHRFIYKYQIKGIKKDEALSKAVLGILRLQAIKEISSQTDLRYESLLMFNLCDQLPGGDLILETMADMSTFKELNRSSSSKPGGGMYSISALDMISNLGFSFGTSSSSSVEAGLAVGEITVGEVTLLEKAVKESKNNYEKVVLVQATVDGVKVEGIDTNFAVMKELLFPMMELWTCLLSLALWEDPLKSLLFCCVFTYIICRGWLSYAFALTLVFIAVFMVLTRYFSQGKSTHEVKVLAPPAMNTMEQLLAVQNAISQAEGIIQDGNIVLLKLRALLLSLFPQASERFAIALLVMALALAFLPVKYIVLYIFLETFTCYSPVRRSSTERWTRRLREWWFSIPAAPVILEREKEEKKKK, encoded by the exons ATGGCCGTGGCAAGCAAAACCAGAAATATGCTCGAGAATTTTGTAAGAGAAGGATCCTTCAAATGGTTGCTTGGAAATCAAAGCCCTTATGATGAAGAATTGGAGGAGATGGAAAGATCTCCTTCGGCCCGGACAAATTGGGTACCAGAGCTATCTCCAATTGCAAACATAGTAGTCCGAAGATGTTCAAA AATCCTTGGTGTTCCTACAACTGAGCTTTGTGAAGGCTTCAATTCTGAGGCTTCTGAATCTATAAAGCATCCATCGTGTTATGCAAGGAACTTTTTGGAATACTGCTGTTTTCGAGCACTTGCTCTATCCACTCAAGTAACAGGTCATCTGGCTGATAAAAAGTTTCGACGCCTGACATATGACATGATGATAGCTTGGGAGGCTCCAGCTGCTGCTAGCCAACCCTTACTAAAT TTAGATGAGGATTTATCTGTTGGGGTAGAGGCTTTCTCTAGAATAGCTCCAGCAGTTCCTATTATTGCAAATGTGATTAccagtgaaaatatttttaaggtGCTTGCATCATCAAGCGATGGGAGACTTCAGTTCTTCACATACGACAAGTACCTAAGTGGACTAGAAAG gaatttgaaatttttctcATACAGAGCaataagaaaaatgaggagccaaTCAGAGTCGTCACTTCTTTCTGCCATGCGATCATCAAAAAGAGAGAAGGTTCTGGAAGTGGATGGAACGGTCACTACCCAGCCAGTTCTTGAGCACGTAGGAATTTCTACATGGCCTG GAAGGTTAATTCTGACAGACCATGCACTTTACTTCGAGGCCCTGCGTGTTGTATCTTATGACAAGGCGAAACGATATGATCTATCAGATGACTTAAAACAGATTGTGAAACCCGAGTTGACTGGCCCTTGGGGTACTAGACTGTTTGACAAGGCAGTCTTTTATAAATCAGTTTCGTT ATCAGAACCAGCTATAATAGAGTTCCCAGAGCTGAAGGGGCATACACGTCGTGATTCTTGGCTAGCAATCATACGGGAGATTTTATATGTTCATCGATTTATATATAAATACCAGATCAAGGGGATTAAAAAGGATGAAGCACTTTCAAAGGCAGTGCTTGGAATTCTGCGACTACAAGCAATTAAAGAAATTAGCTCTCAAACTGATTTACGCTACGAGAGTCTTTTAATGTTCAATCTTTGTGATCAATTACCAGGTGGAGACTTGATACTTGAAACCATGGCAGATATGTCAACTTTTAAGGAATTAAATAGGTCTAGCAGTTCTAAGCCCGGAGGTGGAATGTATTCGATCTCAGCTTTGGACATGATTTCTAACTTGGGATTTTCATTTGGAACAAGTTCTAGTAGTTCTGTTGAGGCTGGGCTTGCCGTGGGTGAGATAACTGTGGGAGAAGTTACTTTGCTTGAAAAAGCAGTTAAGGAATCTAAAAACAACTATGAAAAAGTGGTGCTAGTGCAAGCAACAGTAGATGGAGTCAAAGTGGAAGGGATCGATACAAATTTTGCAGTAATGAAG GAGTTACTCTTTCCAATGATGGAACTATGGACGTGCCTTCTTTCTTTGGCATTGTGGGAGGATCCGTTGAAGTCTTTGCTTTTCTGTTGTGTTTTCACTTACATCATTTGCAG GGGATGGCTGAGCTATGCCTTTGCGCTGACGCTCGTCTTTATTGCGGTCTTCATGGTCCTCACTCGATATTTTAGCCAAGGAAAGTCCACTCACGAGGTTAAGGTGTTAGCCCCTCCAGCGATGAATACGATGGAGCAGCTTTTGGCTGTTCAGAATGCAATATCTCAAGCTGAAGGGATCATCCAGGATGGGAACATTGTTCTTCTCAAGCTACGTGCCTTGTTGCTGTCCCTTTTTCCTCAG GCGAGTGAAAGATTCGCTATAGCTCTTCTGGTTATGGCTTTGGCTCTGGCGTTTCTGCCCGTTAAATACATTGTTCTATATATCTTTTTGGAGACGTTTACATGTTATTCGCCGGTGAGGAGATCTAGCACAGAGAGATGGACGAGAAGATTGCGAGAGTGGTGGTTCAGCATACCCGCGGCGCCCGTTATTcttgaaagagaaaaagaagagaagaagaagaaatga
- the LOC126599976 gene encoding transcription factor BEE 3-like — MSEFTEDFQSIKPSFPFLDIDPNMELVNQFADQFNVPSVMEYPSLNFHTYMPFTTDSYLFSNQEPEFPAGNMVENFPKLEVHQTVEDGSETKKRIAVGDASQSSSGISTPPVSETGITRKNSAGRGKRVKSNEKEDEKPKEVVHVRARRGQATDSHSLAERVRRGKINERLKCLQDIVPGCSNKTMGMAVMLDEIINYVQSLQNQIEFLSMRLAAASSFYDFNSNTDVTETMQIAAELERLKREAAGYGGFGASFQSPSSTWSP, encoded by the exons atGTCTGAATTCACAGAAGATTTTCAAAGCATTAAACCTTCATTTCCTTTCTTAGATATTGACCCAAACATGGAACTAGTAAACCAGTTTGCAGACCAATTCAATGTTCCAAGTGTCATGGAATATCCAAGCTTGAATTTCCACACCTACATGCCCTTCACAACCGACAGTTACTTGTTCAGCAATCAAGAACCCGAGTTCCCCGCCGGAAACATGGTCGAAAACTTTCCAAAATTAGAAGTTCATCAGACAGTTGAGGATGGAAGTGAAACCAAGAAGAGAATAGCAGTGGGTGATGCATCACAGAGCAGCTCTGGAATCTCTACTCCCCCAGTTTCTGAAACCGGGATTACGCGAAAAAAT AGCGCAGGAAGAGGAAAGAGGGTCAAGAGCAATGAGAAGGAAGATGAGAAACCAAAGGAAGTTGTTCATGTTAGAGCCAGGAGAGGCCAAGCCACTGATAGCCACAGTCTAGCGGAAAGG GTTAGAAGAGGAAAAATCAATGAAAGACTGAAATGTTTGCAAGATATTGTCCCAGGGTGCTCTAACAAG ACGATGGGAATGGCGGTAATGTTGGACGAGATAATTAACTATGTTCAGTCCTTGCAGAACCAGATTGAG TTCCTATCTATGAGGCTGGCTGCAGCAAGCTCTTTCTATGACTTCAACTCAAATACTGATGTTACGGAGACAATGCAG ATAGCAGCAGAGTTGGAGAGATTGAAGAGAGAAGCTGCAGGATATGGAGGGTTTGGTGCTAGTTTCCAATCACCATCTTCAACTTGGTCCCCctga